The Flavobacterium sp. CBA20B-1 genome includes the window GTGTTGATGTTCGTGCCGCAAATTGCGATTTTGTTTTTCTTAATATCTATTTTAGAAGAAACCGGCTACATGAGTCGGGTGGTTTTTTTAATGGATCGCATCATGAAACCCTTTGGATTAAGCGGTAAATCGGTCGTTCCATTAGTGTCGGGAACTGCTTGTGCCATTCCCGCAATTATGAGCGCCCGAACCATTGAAAACCCCAAAGAACGGTTAATCACTATGTTGGTTACACCATTTACCACTTGTTCGGCACGCATTCCGGTATATATCATTATTATATCACTCATCATTCCGCGCAGTTACATTTTTGGTATCATTCCCTTGCAAGCTTTTGTAATGACCATGATGTATGTAATAGGATTTTTAGCAGCATTAGTAGCAGGTTGGGTGCTAAGCAAAATCATCAAAAGATATAAAGATTCCTTTTTTTTGATTGAAATGCCCACCTATAAAGTACCTATTTTAAAGAATGTGTTTTTAAATATGTATGAAAAAGTTATTTCGTATATCGTTGGTGCCGGAAAAATCATTTTAGCATTATCGGTAATTTTGTGGTTTTTAGGTTCACACGGACCAAGCGATACTTTTGGAAAAGCCTCACAAATAGTAAGCGGAAAACATATCAATGAAAATTTGTCGGAAGAAGAATTGCAAAGCGAAATTTCGGGCTATCAATTAGAACATTCGTATATTGGAATTATAGGCAGAACAATCGAACCCGTTTTTCGTCCGTTGGGATACGATTGGAAAATAAGCATTGCGGTTTTAACATCGTTTGCAGCCCGTGAAGTTTTTGTAGGAAACTTAGCTACGTTATACAATTTAGGGGAAGATGCCACAGAAGACGAAGCCAAAATCATCAACCGAATGGCCAATGAAAAACGCCCTGACGGAACAGCTGTTTACACCCTTGCAACCGGTTTTTCGCTGCTTTTGTTTTATGCGTTTGCCATGCAGTGTTTATCAACCGTAGCGGTTACCAAAAAAGAAACCAATTCGTGGAAATGGACCTTTGTTCAAATGGCCTTTATGACCACAGTTGCATACATAGCCGCATTTATAGCTTATCAACTTTTAAAATAACATCCATGCAAAATGTAATTGTTTATATCGCCCTGTGTATGGCAGTTGCCTTTCTTTTAAAAAAGTTTGTTTTCAAGAAAAAGAAGAAAGGCAACTGTGGCGACGGCAATTGCGGTTGTGGGTGATTTTTTGTTGATTGTAAATTGTAGTAAACTAAAATTATGTAGATTTTTATATATATTTTCTGATTTATTTAAAAAATAATTATATTTAACAAAATTTAGAATTAATTATTATGAAAAACTACTTTATTTATTTGTTTATGGGCATTTTTACTATTAGCTCATGTACCAATGACAATTTAATTGAACCACAGGCAGAATCTACTGCAAATGAAATTATCCACGAGAAGTTAACCTACAAACAGGTTTCTAAAAGGATGGATGAAAAACTTGATTTTGATAAAAGTTTAAAACATTCTTTCCAAGAAAATTATATTTCTTCAACAAAAAATTTGATTAAAATTACTAATACTGATGAAGAAGATAGTGAAATTTTAATTGATTATTTCTTTGACCCTATTCATGATAACGAAACGTATTCTTTTATAACGCATGAATTTACTGGGGAAGGAGATTATTTGGAAAAATTTGTATTAACCGTTGAAGAAGGAGAAGAAAAGGTAGCTTTGTTAAGGTATTATCCTACAACTGATTTTTCTGCTCCGCTTTTTTCTGGGAAAATTGAAGTTTCAACGTTAGACAGATCATATGTTGGAGAATCGTATATTGAAAATGGTATTACAATTACACAACAATCTAACAATTATCAAACAACTAGTTCAAGTATAGATTGTTATTCAGTAATTAGCATAAAGTCGTCAAGATGTAGTAATGGTGGGCTTCATCCATATGGCGTAGCTTGTACAGGCCCCGGAGCAGTAAATGATGCTTATTTGTATGTAACAAGTACTATTTTATGTAACTTTACATTTGATAGTGGAAAGCAAGCTCCTGTTTTTTCTACTAAAATATTAGAACCGAACCCAGGGAGTGGAGGTGGAGGTGATGGTAGTAATATAGTTTACGAACAGTTTTATCAGCAACTTTCTCCTACTTTTCAAAATTGGTTAAAAACGCAACCTAATGCAAAGAATCATTTATTAGCGTATCTGTTGCGTCACAGAAATTCAACTTATCATGAGAATATTGCCGAGAATCTTATCGAATTTTTAGCTAATGATGATTATTTAAAAACAAATTTTAACCCTTTAACCGAATTTGTTATAAAAGAAGCCTTAAATGGAAATAAGTTTAATACCACAGAATTTATTAATTTTTGGAGTAATTTAGCGGCATCACAAAAAAATATCTTTCAGCAGTATGCAAATACAAATAAGCAATATTTAAATGGAACTATAAGATTAAAACCTGAAGCAGAAGCTTTTTTAAGTTGGGCTTTTAACTATTTAATAGATAACCCAACGGTAACTGTTGAGCAATTTGAAAACTGGTTTATGGGGAAAGTTGAAGGAGTAGAAAGTTTAGATGTTTATGATGGCTCTTATTGGACTAATCCTAATTTAAATTTTCAGCAGAAAAGTCTACCTACCTATGATGATTTTTTTAGCAACTATCCAGATCAGACTGTAAGTGCTTATGACTTATGTCATTTGCTCACTGGAGGTGAAATTGCAACACTTTATAATGGTATAATAGCTATAGGAAGAGAAATGAATACTTGCGCAATTAGAATGTCATATGCTTTGAATGAATGTGGAATTAAAATACCTAATATACCTGGTAAAACAAGAAAAGGTGCAATTAAATCTGATGGTACTTATGATTATTATTTTACATTTGCAAACGACATAAATCAGTGGATGCGTAAAACATTTGGGACTAATGATGGAGATCCTACCACCCCTCATAATCCTAAACACAAACGTTATACAAAAGCACAAGGTGGTTTAAATGGTATATTGTTTCCAAATTTGTTTCAAACTGAAAATAAGAAAGGTATATTTTCAATAGTATCACCTGCTGGAAGTAACTGGGCTACAGGACATGCTGATTGTCTAAAACCAGATCAAACCTGTGTTAATAACTGTCATTTTTATGACGGTGATATTCAATTTATAGATATATGGCAGTTGGATTAGAAATGAAAAGTTTTTATATATTATTTTCTTTAATAACTTTTTCAAGTTATTCACAACATGTAAAAATGGAAGTTTTAGAATATCCTAAATATTTCAGTCAAGCAAAATATGCAACATATCATTTTGTTCAATCAAGTTATAGTTCATCTCGTCCTTACACATTAATAATTTTAAATACAGATGATTTTCTTAATATTTATCCTCAAATAAAAATAGAGTACGAAAAAAAGCAAGGATTTACAGACGTTTACTTATTAGGAATTGAAAATTTAAATTCTGATAATCTAACCAACAAGGATATACAAATAATTGAAAATTTTCACAAAGAAATAAATAACTATAGACAATGTAATAATTTAGAATATTTAAATGAAGCATACTTTGAATCACATAAACATTTTTATAAAAATGAAAAAGGATTAGGTAAATTCTTAAGTTATTAAAAATTAATCCCAATACAAAAGCCCTGAAATTTTCAGGGCTTTATTTTTAAAAAAGTTTATTTTCAAGAAAAAGAAGAAAGGCAACTGTGGCGACGGCAATTGCGGTTGTGGGTGATTTTTTTGTTATTGTAAATGGTATTGCTGTATAAATTGTTTTCAACACTAAAATTCTTGCTTTTCAGCCCAATTTAATTCTTTTGGGAGATTGATATTGGATAATTCTATATGAAGCACTCTTCGTTTCTCATTGTTTGTTGTTTTGTTCGAACTGTGTAGCAACAATGGTTTCATAAGCATTACGCCGCCTTTAGGAACATCGCAAGTAGTTTCTTTTTCATTTTTCCAATCAATGTTTTCGGGTCTGAAGATTCCTTTTGAATGAGAATTTTCAATTACTTTCAATGCACCATTTTCAGAATTTGTTTCATCGAGGTGAATTCGTAAGGTTGTAATATTCTCTAAAATCGAAATTGGAGGTTGAACAGCAAACTGATTTTGTTTTTTTGTCCAATTCATAAAGTTTTCAAGAGTCGCTTTTTTATCTACCGAAATGGTTAAATCTTGATGATAAGCAACATACCAATTAGATTTTTCCGGTTTATCAAAATAGATGCTTTTCACAATGAAATAATCATTTCCTGCAATATCTGCAATCAATTTGCGAAGGTTATCATTAAAAACAAATGGAATTATCTCTGGGATTTCTTTCACAACTTGTCTTATCGCAAATAAATCAGCCGATTTTCTAAAAGTAGTATTGGTTTGATCGGCTTTGTCAATACAAGATATGATAGATTCTATTTCGGTATCAGTATAAATTCCCTCAACAATAGAAAATCCTTTGTTGTTTAAGCTATCTTTCGCAGTATTAAAAAGGTTCACCATATTTCTCTTAATTACCCCAAAGCCACATCCAGCATCATCATTACAATAAAACCGCCAATAAAGCCAAGGGTGGCAATATCGCCGTTATCGCCTTGCTGGGTTTCTGGAACAACTTCTTCAATCACCACAAAAATCATGGCTCCGGCTGCAAAGGCTAATGCGTAAGGCAAAATCGGCGTAAAAAAGCCAACAGCCAATGCCCCAATCACAGCCGCAACGGGTTCCACCAATGCGGAGCTTTGTCCGTACATAAAACTTTTGCCTTTGCTCATTCCCGCCCGGCGCAACGGAAACGAAACCGCCAAACCTTCGGGTAAATTTTGCAAACCAATGCCAATCGCCAAAGTTAATGCCCCGGCAATGGTAGCTTCGGGAATTCCAGCAGCCACACCACCAAACAAAACGCCAACCGCCAAACCTTCTGGAATGTTGTGCAGCGTAATTGCTAAAACTAATAAAGTTGTTTTTTGCCAAGGCGTTTTGGTTTTAACGCCTTCGGTTTTGGATTCGGGATGATTCAAATGCAAATGCGGCAACACTTTATCCAAGCCAAACAAGAACAATGCGCCTAACGCAAAGCCAATGGCAGCAGGTATTACTTTGGTAAAACCTTCGCCCTGACTCATGTTTATGGCAGGTGCCAACAAACTCCAAAAGCTGGCTGCAATCATCACGCCGCCTGTGAAACCAAGCATGCCGTCTAATAATTTTTTGTTCGGATTGCGAAAAACAAAAACCAATGCCGCGCCAATTGCGGTTAACGACCAAGTGAATAATCCGGCGAAAAGTGCTGCCCAAACCGGATCTACCGATTCAAAAAAAGCGATGAGTTGATCGAACATATTAAATTTTCTTTACAAATAAGTTTTGAGCCACAACTTTAGAAAGAGTTAACTCGGTTGATTGAAAAAGTACCGTTACTGAATGGTCGAAATTTTCGTGTTTTAAAATTTTAAACGTGCTTCCAAGAGCAATTTTTTGTCGGTCTAAATATTGCAAAAATGCAGGCGAAGTGTCTTTCACACCCACACACATATATTCGCTGCTTACTTTTGCCTCTGTGAGCAACTCTTTTTCTCGGTACGGAATTTCGCCTTTGGCATTGGGAATCGGGTCGCCATGCGGATCTTCTTTCGGATAATCTAAAAAAGCATCTAGTGCGTTAATCAATTTTTCCGACTTGATATGTTCCAATTCTTCGGCAACATCGTGCACTTCATCCCAATTAAAATGTAGTTTATCCACCAAAAAAACCTCCCATAAACGGTGCTTTCTAATAATCATTTTGGCTGTTTGTATCCCCAATTTAGTGATAAAAACGCCTTTGTATCGTTCGTGTGTAATTAATTTTTTCTCTTTTAATTTCTTTATCATATCGGTCACCGATGACGCTTTGGTATCAATTTTTTGAGCAATGGCATTGGTAGAAATGCCATTATCTTCGGTTTGCGATAAATGATAAATTATTTTTAAATAGTTTTCTTCGGAATGAGTAAGCATAGTTTCAAATAAATATCAAATATAAATAAATAATTGAATTTAAATGTTTAGATGTTTAAAAAATATTTTTAGATTTGTCTAAAAATTAAATAAAATGAAACTAATTATATTTTTCGTGGTATTTATTTCTTTTCAGAGTGTTACTGCGCAAGTTTTTTTCAAGGGAAAGGTGATAAATAATGGATTGCCTGTTGAAACAGTTGTTTATATTGAAGAAATCGATACGGAATTGCCTACAAACGCCGATGGATATTTTTATTATGAATTTGAAAAAGAAGGTTTGTATCATGCCAAAATTCAGAATGAAAATGGATTTATACAAGATTTTGAGTGGATGGTATCGGCTGATAATCCACAGTTCCATTTTATTTTAAACCAAGAACCGGTTGCTGATCAATTAGACGAAATTGTGATTTCGGGCAGTTTAAAACCTGTGCTTCGGTCTGAAAGTTTAATGCCGGTAGAGGTATATACACCTACTTTTTTCAAAAAAAATCCAACCCCAAATATTTTTGAAGCCCTTCAAAATGTCAATGGTGTAAAGCCGCAGGTAAATTGCAGTGTTTGCAACACGGGCGATATTCATATAAATGGTTTAGAAGGACCTTATACTTTTGTTTTGATCGATGGAATGCCTATTGTAAGTGGCTTGTCAACAGTTTATGGTTTGTCGGGCATTCCGAATTCGTTAATAGAGAAAGTAGAAATCGTGAAAGGTCCGGCATCGTCGTTATACGGTAGTGAAGCTGTGGGTGGATTGATCAATATCATTACAAAAAATCCGTTGTATGCATCAAAATATGCAGTTGATGTTTTTGGAACTTCGTGGGGTGAAATCAATACTGATTTGGGTCTTTCTTTAAAAGTTTCAGAAAAAGTGCATTGGTTAATGGGGGTGAATTACTTTAATTATTCCAATACCATCGACAAAAATAAAGACGGATTTACCGATATTACTTTGCAAGACCGTATTTCAATTTTCAACAAATTTACGTTTAATCGCAACTCAAAAAAGCAATTAGCAGTTGCCACTCGTTATTTTTACGAAGATCGGTGGGGTGGACAAATGAATTGGAACCGCAATTTCCGAGGAGGAACCGATGTGTATGGAGAATCGATTTACACCAACCGCTTTGAATTGCTTGGTTTATACGAATTGCCGTTTACCGAAAAAATTACCAGTCAGTTTTCCTTTACCGCTCACGATCAAAATTCCATGTATGGCGATACACCTTTTCTTGCCAAACAAAACATTGCTTTTGCTCAATTCTATTGGGATAAAACCTATGGAAAACACGATTTTTTGATGGGAACTGCTGCCCGCTATCAATTGTATGATGACAACAGCGTAGCCACTTCTACAGCAGATGAAACATTTATTCCCAGTTTTTTTGTTCAAGATTCATATAAAATCAACAAGCTTTTCAGTGTGTTGGGCGGTTTGCGATATGATTACCACAAAACCCACAAAAGTATTGTTACGCCCAGACTGGCATTTCGCTATGAATCTAAAAAAGGAACCATTTTGCGTTTAAACACTGGCACCGGTTTTAGAGTAGTAAATTTGTTTACAGAAGAACATGCGGCGCTTTCCGGCGCACGAGAAGTGGTGATTTTAGAAGATTTAAAACCCGAACAATCGTTTAATGTGAATCTGAATTTCCTAAAAACCTGGATGTTGAAAGATGATTTAATGCTTCAAGCCGAAGCAGCAGCTTGGTACACGCATTTTACCAATTCCATTATCCCTGACTATGACACCAACCCCAATGAAATTATTTATAAAAATTTAGAAGGATATGCCGAAACTAAAGGAATCAGCTTGAATGTAGATGCAGTGTATGCTAATAATTTAAAAATGATGTTGGGGGTAACGTTGCAAGATGTAGGTAAGGTAGAAAAGGGTGTGCGTACGCAACAAATTCTTACTGAAAAATTTTCGGGCACTTGGGTGGTTTCCTACACTTTTAATAATTTAAACCTTACGGTTGACTATTCTGGAAATGTATATGGACCGATGCGTTTGCCTTTAGTGAGTGCATTAGATCCGCGTTTGCCCTATTCTAAAACCTATAGTTTACAAAATATTCAATTTACATATAAAGGTTTTAAGCATTTTGAAATCTATGGAGGTGTGAAAAATATTTTGAATTGGACACCCAACAAAAACAATCCGTTTTTAATTGCTCGTTCACATGATCCATTTAACAAAAATGTGCAATATGATGCTAATGGAACTGCTTTGGTAACGGCTGAAAATCCGTATGGTTTAGTGTTTGATCCCACTTATATTTATGCACCAAACCAAGGTATTAGAACTTTTTTTGGAGTGCGGTACAGCTTTTAAAATTGTGTTAAAAACTATTTATTTTAAGCAAAAATTTCACTATGTATTTGTTTTTCAGTATCTTTGCCTTTGTGTTAAAATTAAAAGGTGCTTTTTAACAATAAAAAAAGCCTATATTTGCCAGCAAACAACAATAATTTAAAACTATGTACACAGGTTTACAACACGCACATTCTTACATTGCCTATTTGGCTTTAATTTTGTTAATTGTTGCTTCGATCAACGCAATCATTGGAATGACATCAAACAAAGAATTTAAAGATGGCGACCGTAAAATTTCGTTATTTGCGTTAATTTTTACACACATACAATTGTTAATTGGAATCATACTTTATTTTGTGTCTCCAATGGTTCAATCATTTTCAGTAGCAATGAAAGATAGCACCTTGCGATTGTATGCTTTAGAGCATCCATTGATCAATATAATTGCAGTAGTTTTAATTACAATTGGTTGGTCGCGTCACAAAAAAATGACAACAAGTAAAGCAAAATTCAAATCAATTGCCATCATGTATGCCTTGGGAACCATCTTGATATTGTCTAGAATTCCTTGGAGCGCTTGGTTATAAAATTCAATTCTTAAATTAAATAAAAAGAAAAGAATCCTCTTGTCTTTACAAGAAAAAAAGAAGTTTAATTAAATTACAATTTATGAAGAAGCATTTTTCATTAATTTTAGTAGGATTGGTAACACTAACGGCAATAATGAGCTACGGTGTATTATCAAAAAACACGGAGACGGATAACAACGAAAAGGTTGTGGGGAAAGAATTAGCGTTTGCAGAAGTAGCAACAGCTAACAGTTTGGGGAAAGATTCTTCTAAAATAAACGAAAAAGAAGCAGACTTAAAAAGCGAATTAGTTAAATTAAATGCCGAATTAGAAGCCTTGGAAGAGGAAGTAGAGGTGGTGCATGAAGAAACAAATGCTTCTTATTACCACGACAAATTCAACGGTAGAAAAACAGCAAGTGGTGCCATTTTTAGCAATAAAAAATATACTGCGGCTCACAAAACACTTCCTTTTGGTACCAAAGTACGCGTGACCAATTTAAGAAATGATCGCGAAATAATTGTAGAAATAAACGATCGCGGCCCTTTTGTGAAAGGTCGAAAACTAGATTTAAGCAAAACCGCTTTTATGGACCTAGCAAGTAATAAAGGTCGTGGTGTTTTACCTGTTAAAATAGAAGTTTTACCAGAAAACTACGAAGAAAGAAAAAGCGAATTGCAAGAAGAATTAAGTATCATTACTTCTATTCCAGAAGATTTAGATTTAAACGAATTTGCGCTATAACGTATTTTTTATACTAATATTAATGTGTTTGGCAAGTTGCAAAACCGCCAAAACAAACAAAAAAACAGAAACCTCATTGTTTAAAAATGAGGTTTTTGCTTGTTATTACCACGATAAATTCAATGGCAGAACCACTGCCAATGGAGAAATTTTTTCAAATAATAAGCAAACGGCCGCTCACAAAACCCTCCCATTTGGCACAAAAGTAAAAGTAACCAACCTTGCAAACAACAAAAGTGTTGAGGTGTTGATTAACGACCGCGGTCCATTCACAAAAGGCTTAGAAATTGACCTAAGCAAAAAAGCGTTCAATGCCATTTCCCACGATAAAAAAGCAGGTAAGCTAAAAGTGAAATTAGAATTGGTTAATCCACCCAATTAGCAAACGGATGATTGCTTAAATAAGAGTTGTAAAATCGCTTATCACCTGTAAGTTCATCGCCCAGCCAATCGGGTTTTTCAAAATGTTCATCGGTAGTTTGCAATTCAATTTCGGCAATAACTAAACCGGTGTTTAATCCTTCAAAAACATCCACTTCAAACACTGCATCTCCATTCAAAACTATATATCTGGTTTTATCGATGATGAAATCCTCACAAAGCAATAGCAAAGCTTCTGCCTCTTCAACAGCAATCTCTTTTTCCCATTCAAACCGTTTTAAACCATCGGCACTGCTTATTCCCTTAACCGTAATGAAACCTTTATCGCCTTTAATACGCACCCGAACCGTTCGGTTTTCGTTAGAATTCAAATAACCTTGCGTAATCTTATAGCTTTTTTTAGCATTCGCCAAAAAAGTAGTACTTTTAACGCTGAATTTTCGTTCAATTTCAAACATGATTTTTTTAAGTTTTACTAAAGAATCAAATATCGTAAAAAAGATTGTATGAGTTTATTAAAAAAGAACTTTACCTATAAAAACATTAGCGAAATCTTTGCGAAGTATATCGTAGAAGATCAAGTAATGTTGCAAGATAGCCTGTATTTTTTGTACGATTTGGTTCGATATATTCGTCCGAAAAATCCAAAACGCGTAGCAAACATTACTCTTCGCGAATTGTTGGATCATTTAATTGAATTTGATAAGGATCGAAAAACGTTAAGTGATTATTTAAAAAATATTCTTTCAGGAAGAAAGTTTCACTTAATGGCTTCAGACGCCGGTATTCTGCAAGATTCTGATTTTTTATATGAAATAAGAAAGCGTATCTCGGCTAAAGTTTTGCCCTATCAGCCCCAGAAAGAAACATTAGAATATGTTTTAAATCAGGTTTTTTATAAAGAAAATGATTTTATTTGGATTAATAAAATTCCACTGACCGAATTGGTAGAGCTGCTTGAAATCTTGCAAATAAAAGATATTTATCAGTTTGAAAAAGCCGATGAAGGTGCCATGTCTGAAATGCTTTATGCCATGGGATTGCTCACCCAACGAATGAGTGGTCGTTCCATGGAAACCAGTATTTTAAATATGATTCCTAAATACAACCACTTGGCGAGTCCGTTTTTAGGTTTCGAAAGTGAATTTCTAGAAATAGAAAGCCGCTTGCGCAAAGGCGAAATTCAGTTTGTTGATGCCAATGATTTAAACTATAAACAATTAGTTATTTTGCACAATCAATGTGTAGAGTTGGTGAAACACGCCTATAAAAACAGCTCCGTGTTTGGAATTACCCTTAAAGTAAACCAAAGTTTATTGCGAATTAGGCAGCAATTAGATCGCATCAAATTTTTAATGGATTTATTAGTGGTTGATACCAAACAAGACCAACTCACAAACACCATTAAATTGTCACTCAGACTAATCGAATACAATTGCTATAAAAACAATGTAAGCAAACTAATCGCAGAAAGTACGCAAGTAGTTTCCTACGAAATAACACAATATACCGCCAAAACCGGAGAACATTACATTACCGAAACTGTAAAAGAATATTTTGGAATGTTCAAAGCTTCATTAGGTGCCGGGTTAATAGTGGGTTTTTTGTGTATCTTTAAAGTGTTGCTGTCCAAGTCCGATACCAGCGATTTTGGATTTGCCTTTCTGTACAGTATGAACTATGCTTTTGGATTCATAGTGATTTATTTGTTAGGCTTTGCTTTAGCAACCAAACAGCCTGCTATGACAGCATCAACCATTATTAAAGCGATAGAAGAAGGCCGCAAAAACCAATCGTCTGCCGAACAGCATACTGCTTTTGCCCGATTGTTTGCCC containing:
- a CDS encoding site-specific recombinase, with the protein product MSLLKKNFTYKNISEIFAKYIVEDQVMLQDSLYFLYDLVRYIRPKNPKRVANITLRELLDHLIEFDKDRKTLSDYLKNILSGRKFHLMASDAGILQDSDFLYEIRKRISAKVLPYQPQKETLEYVLNQVFYKENDFIWINKIPLTELVELLEILQIKDIYQFEKADEGAMSEMLYAMGLLTQRMSGRSMETSILNMIPKYNHLASPFLGFESEFLEIESRLRKGEIQFVDANDLNYKQLVILHNQCVELVKHAYKNSSVFGITLKVNQSLLRIRQQLDRIKFLMDLLVVDTKQDQLTNTIKLSLRLIEYNCYKNNVSKLIAESTQVVSYEITQYTAKTGEHYITETVKEYFGMFKASLGAGLIVGFLCIFKVLLSKSDTSDFGFAFLYSMNYAFGFIVIYLLGFALATKQPAMTASTIIKAIEEGRKNQSSAEQHTAFARLFARLFRSQFIAFVGNVIMAFLVALLLIWCIDSVTGINITDTKWHTLLKDASPVHSWAILHAGIAGVFLFLSGIISGNVSNKNKHNQVYYRIQENPFLKSTIGAYKSHRLATWLEKKWPGIISNFWFGVFMGSTHSIGIFLGLNLDIRHITFVGGNIALGAYGADFQLPTETWLWCLLGLFFVGFMNFIVSFGLSLGLAFRSRNIPLIEVFALQKSVWQHFKKHPLHFFFPKRNKENL